The DNA region TCCAACAGTACCGGTCTTGACTTTTCCAGCTCGCTTGTAATTGGCAATAATCACTCCAGTTGGTGTAACCAAATTCTCCATTAATGTAAATGCTGCCGGAATCGTGCCATTGTCAAACAACTTTTTTCCTTCACCAAGAGTCAGCGGGAAAATTTTGAGCCAGAGTTCGTCCACTAAATCATTCTTAAGTAGCAGCTGGATAAGCTCACCACTGCCGTGAACCTGAATGTCAGAACCTTTTGAATTTTTGAGCTTTTCGATATCTGCCAAGCTTTGAGGAAAACTGAGTTTTTCCAATCTGACTTTTTCATGGCCCGGGACATGACATATTTTGTGACATCATTGATACCTGGCCATGCATTTTCATGCTCTGGCCAGTAACTAGCAAAGATCTCAAATGTTTTTCTGCCCAAAAGAAGGTCTGCAGGTTTCATCTGTTTTTCCATGACCTTACCAGAAACATCGTCAAAATAAGGCACAACCCAACCGCCATATTTGAAACCGCCTGATGTATCTTCGTCAGGTCCACCAGGTGCTTGCACTACTCCATCTAATGTAATAAATGATAAGACGATTATTTTTCTCATACGTTTTTCTCCTTAGAATACTCCATTTTCGTTTGGCGAGTCCTTCGGCGCCTGCTGACCGATATCCCATAATTCAACAATGTAGTCACCTTCAAAACGGAAAATATGAACGACAGCAATATCAGAACCGTCTTTCTTAAGCTGAACGCGAGAGTGAACAGCGACGAAGTTCCCATCTTCAAGTACGTGATACACTTCGAGAAATTTATTTGGATTTGTGATGGCATTTTCTTCCATTGCCACCAAAAGCGACTCCCTGTCGCCCTTAAAATAAGCGTTGTGATGGCGGAAATCCGGATGCACATACTTATCATACGCTTCACGGACTTTACCGGACGAAGCAAGGCGTAAAAATGATGTAGCTATGTCTTTTTTGTTCATTTTACTTCCTCTCGGCCGCTTCCTTTAATTTTGCTAAATCGAGCCTTTTCATCTTCAAAATTGCTTCCATGACTTTTTTATTTTTGTCTAACTTTATAAAATCAGAAGTTATAAGCTGCCATGAAACTCCAAACTTATCTTTAAGCCAACCGCACATTTCTGATTCAGGAACTGCTGAAAGCTTTTCATAAAAATAATCAATTTCTTTTTGGTCTTTGCATTCAATCATTAAGGAAATTCCTTCGCTAAATTTGAATTTATGGTCTGATCCGGAATCCATTGCAATAAACTCTTCGTTTACTAAAGTGAATTCTGAATACATTACACTATTTTCTTTTTCATTAAAATAGTTTTTTCCATATTCTGAAATTACGCCAATTTTAGATTCCGGAAATATTTGGACATAAGATTTTATTGCTTCTCTTGCCTTCCCACAAATATCTTGAGTGAACAAAAATGCTGGAACAATTTTTTGATTGAAATCTTTTTCCATATAGATTATCTGCCAAGAAACTCCAAATTTATCCTCCACCCATGCATATTTCTTACTAAAAGGATATTCATTAAGTTCCATTAAAATTTTCCCATTTTCAGATAATTTTTCATAATAAGAATCTACCTCTTCAATTGTCTTGCATTTTATATGAAAAGATATTGATGGATTCGGTTTAAAATCAGGTCCTCCATTCAGTCCCAAAAAACTACAATCATCAAGTTCAAAAGAAACTGCCATAACACTTCCTATTGGCTTGTTTGAAGGGGTTTCGACAGTGTAAGGAACAACTTCAAGGATTTTTGAATTTGGAAAAATAGAAGTGTAAAACTTAGCAGCTTCTTCTGCATTATCATCAAACCATAAACAAGGTGATATTTTTTGTGTCATTTTTATTCTCTTTTCTTTCGGATAGATGTAATTCACCATCCACTGCACACCAAACTTATCTTTAAAACTGCCATAGTAGTCGCCCCAAGGCTGGTTAGCGATGTGCATCTCTATCATACCGCCAGCAGATAGAGCGTTAAATATCCTGTCGGCTTCTTCTCTACTTTCTGGGTGTACTGAGATATGGATATTATTGCCCCATATCAGTTTTTGTCCAAGAGACTCAAGAGTATCAGTCGCCATTAACACATTGTCTTTGCCAATCGGCAATCCGATGTGCATGATTTTGTTTTCATCCTCTTTAGGGATATTCACGCCTTCCATCGGCATGTCTTTGAAGCGGACAACGGATGTAAATTCTCCGCCAAAAACAGATTTGTAAAAGTTAAAGGCTTCTTCCGTGTTGCCCGCAAAGTTAAGATAGGTGTTTAGTTTTGTCATATTAATAGGTAAGTCTATAATAGGTAGGTCTAAATGTTTATAAAGTTTTCTTCGTCCAGCACCCAACTTTTCGTTTTGGAAAAAATTTGGTTTTCTTTTTTGTGGTCGGATAAACGAAGTTTTTTCATTTTTTAGTGAAGCGACAATCTGCTATTTAGTGGTGGGTGGGAGTATCAAAGTTTGCCTCCGAGAGTTTTTTAGTCGTTAAGAAGTACCAGCCGTTGAAAATTATTCCAAAGAATCGTCTCCAGGATTCTATTTTATCTATTTTTTCATCATCTAACCAGTTCTCATTAGTTCTTTGTGCTGCTCATAAATATCCCCCTGCTATGCTGGCTAAGACTGTCTTCTTCATACTTTCCTCCAATAAATCCCTCCCCCTCTTGTCCCCACGTATAAAATACCTTGTTCAACGTCCATTTCTAAGGCAAAGGCCCCTTTATGGTTCAGTCCTTCATTAAATGGTTTCCAGGTTTTTCCTCCATCTGTGCTGAAATATACCCCATAGTCACCCAGCAGGCCACGATCCACAGCCAGCCGGAAATAATCTACAGTGGCTGCATATACCTTCTTGCTATCACGGGGATCTACTACTATATCCCCAACACCATACTTCTGAGGCAGTCCCAAAATGGTTAACTTTGTCCAAGAAGTGCCGCCATCACTGCTCTTATAAATTCCATCATCGTCTGTGCCTAAATAAAGGGTATTTGGATCATTCGGATCTAACGCAATTGTATTAGTCTCTACTGTTTCCAGCCCTGAATTTATCTTCTTCCAGCTATTACCATGGTCTGTGCTCTTAAACACACCGTACCCACTTCCGGTCTTCTCCGCAAAGTTTGTAGGCCCCTGGGTGGTAACATAGATTATAGATGGATTGCTCTTATCGATAACAATCTTGCTCACATGTACATCGATTTCAAATCCCACATTTGTCTGCTTCCAATTTTTGCCGCCGTCTTCACTAATTGATATTCCGACTCCATTAGGCGAGTACTGGTCTCCGCCGCCTCCGACATAAATACGGTTTGGATCATTAGGATCAAAGGCAATGCCATGGAAATGGGCAATTCCAGGAAGTAGTCCGGAATCTTTAAAAAACTCTTTGGCGATACGCTCCCAAGTCAATCCACCATTAAGACTGACATATACTCCGCCATTGGTTGTAACAAAGACGGTTTGGGGTTCTGTTGGATGCGCTGCAATAAGCATGATATATGGGTTCTCTAGATTATAGGAGGAAAACGTCCAGCTCTGCCCTTGGTCTGTGCTTTTGAACATACCCAGTGAATACGTACCAGCGTAGAGCGTCCCATCTTTCGCTCTAACAATATCCACCACTTCGCTTCCGATAAAACCATTGTTTCTTTCGTGCCAATGTTCACCAGCGTCTTCAGTGTGGAAAAGACCTTGTCGGCCGGCAATGAATACTTCATCACTACGCTCGCCTGCTGCCAATCTTTCTATACCAGAATTTGAGATGAACGGCTGGTCATGGGTAAAGAAAAAATCTTTCCATGTTTTTCCACCATCTTCTGTTTTAAGAATTTTTCTGGAGAAAATGGCGTACGCAATGTTCGGATTATTATCGTCTACAAAAACACCCCCTTCTGAAGGATCAAAATAATAGGCATCAAGCTGTTGCCAGGTTTTACCCAAATCATTGCTTTTGTATACAGCAGCACAATTCTCTTTTTCCAGCTTGGCAGTAGCTTCTGGATTCTCTCCGCCGGCTGCCTCAAAACAAGTGAAATCCTCAAAGACCCCAACTCTCACATACACTTCATTAGGATTCTGAGGATTTATTTTAATGCCCAATATATCAGTTCTGTGAAACGTTTGGTCAATTCTGTTCCAATTGCGCCCCTGGTCTTCGCTTTTGAACAAAGCCGAATTCGTGCCAACAAATATGATGTTTTCATTGGTGGGATGAGTTTCAATGACTTTTATAAAATTTTTTGCTTCATCGGGAAAACCTGCCCAGATGGGCTTCACGCTCCACTCTGTCTTAGGCAACAATGACGTTTTAGCCCAGTTCTTTCCATCATCCAATGATACAAAAAGCAGGCCTTCCCCATCCAAAATAACCCCTATAATAATAAGAGAGGGATTTGCCTTGCTCATGGCAACTGAAGTATACGAATCGGCTTCAAGCTTAATTCTCTGCCAAGTTTTGCCCCCATTCCATGTAATAAAAGGGGCATCTGCGATGAATACAATATTTTTAGTATCACTTGTGTCCACCGCAACATCCGACACGCGCTTGTTGGTGCCTCCCAAAGATTTCCATACTAAACCTTTGTTCGTGACCTCAAAAATACCATTCCCCCCTAGCTCATACGTAAATGATGTAGCTGCCCATAAAGTATTACCTACCTTTTCCAAATCAGTTATCAAACCACCATAAGGGCCATTAACCTGTGTCCATTGGTCAGCACTAACCTCAGCTTTGAAACAATCAGCAGGGCAACTGGTGCTGTCTTCTTGAAATTCGCATTGAGCATTACCACATTGCCGGGCAGTAAGATATTGAGCTAATGGTGTGGGAAGATCTAGATTCTCTTTTGAGAACGATGGTTTTTCTTGTTTAGTACAACCGCTAATAAAAATTACTCCAATAATCATTAATGCAATAATTCTAAATAATAAATATTTTAACTTCATCATATCTCATTGAAGAACAATTTTATTTAAATCTTTTCATTTACTTGTGGGAACTCCGGCGTTGGCTTCCGTTCGTTTTTCGTTTCGTAGCGAGGGGGTAAATTGCAACTAACATTGGAAAATTCCTGTTAAATACTTTGCCAGTTACGAGCGAAGCGGAGTTCTGGAAACTTGCGTTCGCAAAGTAATTTTCCCCGGCGTCACTTCTCAGCCGTATCCCAAACACTGTTGAAATATTTTCTAAAATTATCACTAACATGTTTGGCTTTCACAAGAATCGAGATTATTGGGTCTTCCCATGAAATTAGGAGAAATCTATCTTTGAATACTTCTCCGTGAGAGAATATTGGAAAATCGACGCATCTGAATTCATATTTTTTTCTAAATTCTTTTATGAATGGTGATTTTTTATATGATTTATCCCCTATACCCCTTGATTTAATGTTCTTTCCTAACTCCATCCAAGTATGCAAATAGAATTTATCAGAAACAGCTGCGTATGATTGATCATGCACATAAATCCAAATATTCTCATCTTTTTTTGTAGCATCAGCAAAGAACTCTTTATAAGCTGCTGTTAAACCTCTTAATCCGACAAATAACATTGCCTCTTGTTTGGGAAATGTTTGTTCCAAGCCTTGAATTCTTGGTAGGATGAGGTTTAATGTTTCTTTCTGAGAATTTAATTCAGTTTGTTTTTTCTCCAAATACTTGGATAAGTTAATTGGACTTACTGGTTGAAAAGTTTTTACTCCGTTTTTTATAATCATTGTAACAATTCCTTTTTCTAGAAGCCTATCTAGAATCTCGTAAATGTTAGAATGAGCAACTTTTGCTCTTTTTAGCAAAGGCCCTACTGTTGAATGTCCTATTTCAAGTAAAGAAGCATAAACTTTTGCTTCTCCCCCTGTAAGTCCAATTTTCATTAAA from Candidatus Woesearchaeota archaeon includes:
- a CDS encoding helix-turn-helix domain-containing protein, which codes for MINNVYTDLMKIGLTGGEAKVYASLLEIGHSTVGPLLKRAKVAHSNIYEILDRLLEKGIVTMIIKNGVKTFQPVSPINLSKYLEKKQTELNSQKETLNLILPRIQGLEQTFPKQEAMLFVGLRGLTAAYKEFFADATKKDENIWIYVHDQSYAAVSDKFYLHTWMELGKNIKSRGIGDKSYKKSPFIKEFRKKYEFRCVDFPIFSHGEVFKDRFLLISWEDPIISILVKAKHVSDNFRKYFNSVWDTAEK
- a CDS encoding nuclear transport factor 2 family protein — protein: MNKKDIATSFLRLASSGKVREAYDKYVHPDFRHHNAYFKGDRESLLVAMEENAITNPNKFLEVYHVLEDGNFVAVHSRVQLKKDGSDIAVVHIFRFEGDYIVELWDIGQQAPKDSPNENGVF
- a CDS encoding VOC family protein, with product MTKLNTYLNFAGNTEEAFNFYKSVFGGEFTSVVRFKDMPMEGVNIPKEDENKIMHIGLPIGKDNVLMATDTLESLGQKLIWGNNIHISVHPESREEADRIFNALSAGGMIEMHIANQPWGDYYGSFKDKFGVQWMVNYIYPKEKRIKMTQKISPCLWFDDNAEEAAKFYTSIFPNSKILEVVPYTVETPSNKPIGSVMAVSFELDDCSFLGLNGGPDFKPNPSISFHIKCKTIEEVDSYYEKLSENGKILMELNEYPFSKKYAWVEDKFGVSWQIIYMEKDFNQKIVPAFLFTQDICGKAREAIKSYVQIFPESKIGVISEYGKNYFNEKENSVMYSEFTLVNEEFIAMDSGSDHKFKFSEGISLMIECKDQKEIDYFYEKLSAVPESEMCGWLKDKFGVSWQLITSDFIKLDKNKKVMEAILKMKRLDLAKLKEAAERK